The segment GAGGATAATCTTCTCGGAAAGCTGCCGCACCCGGCCGTCCACCCGGACCCGAACGAAGCCCTCGCGCCGAATACTGCGGAAGACCTCCTTGTACTCCCCCTTGCGGCCCCGCACCACCGGCGCCATGAGCTGAATCCGGGTGCCCTCGGGAAAAGCCAGAATGTTATCCACCATCTGCTGGACCGTCTGGCGGCGGACCGGCTGGCCACAGTTGATGCAGTGGGGCATACCGATGCGGGCAAACAGCAGCCGCAGGTGATCGTAGATCTCGGTAATGGTGCCCACCGTCGAGCGGGGGTTGCGGCTGGCGGACTTCTGCTCGATGGATATGGCCGGCGATAGTCCCTCGATGACGTCCACGTTGGGCTTCTCCATGAGGCCCAGAAACTGGCGGGCGTAGGCCGACAGGGACTCCACGTAGCGGCGGTGTCCTTCGGCGTAAATGGTATCGAAAGCCAGGGAGCTCTTCCCCGAACCGGACAGACCGGTGATCACCACCAGCTGGTT is part of the Candidatus Neomarinimicrobiota bacterium genome and harbors:
- a CDS encoding excinuclease ABC subunit UvrA; translation: MPVYHAEKIFVRGAREHNLKNIDVEIPRNQLVVITGLSGSGKSSLAFDTIYAEGHRRYVESLSAYARQFLGLMEKPNVDVIEGLSPAISIEQKSASRNPRSTVGTITEIYDHLRLLFARIGMPHCINCGQPVRRQTVQQMVDNILAFPEGTRIQLMAPVVRGRKGEYKEVFRSIRREGFVRVRVDGRVRQLSEKIIL